In Euphorbia lathyris chromosome 10, ddEupLath1.1, whole genome shotgun sequence, a single genomic region encodes these proteins:
- the LOC136209478 gene encoding uncharacterized protein: MVVVSGTNAQKEMAVRRRIASIFNKREDDFPSLRDYNDYLEEVEDMIFNLVAGVDVPAIEEKIARYQKENAEQIIINQARKAEELAAALAASKGQPAAQADTDGNSQGGFTMEYAPSVLGGQPRPTGMAPQPFPIGGYAMDDEEMIKLRAERGSRAGGWSMEMCRKRAFEEAFAAIWI; this comes from the exons ATGGTAGTTGTTTCTGGTACTAATGCTCAAAAGGAGATGGCTGTGAGGCGAAGGATAGCCAGCAT ATTTAATAAACGAGAGGATGACTTTCCATCTTTGAGGGACTACAATGATTACTTGGAGGAAGTTGAGGACATGA TTTTCAACTTAGTTGCTGGTGTGGATGTCCCTGCTATTGAAGAAAAAATTGCAAGGTACCAGAAAGAAAATGCTGAACAAATAATCATAAATCAAGCACGAAAG GCTGAAGAATTAGCTGCAGCTTTGGCAGCAAGTAAAGGACAACCTGCTGCACAGGCAGATACTGATGGG AATTCTCAAGGAGGTTTCACGATGGAGTATGCGCCATCGGTTCTCGGAGGGCAACCACGACCGACAGGCATGGCTCCCCAACCATTTCCGATTGGGGGTTATGCAatggatgatgaggaaatgatAAAGCTCCGAGCCGAGAGAGGGAGCAGGGCTGGAGGatggagcatggaaatgtgCAGGAAGAGAGCTTTTGAAGAAGCCTTTGCTGCCATTTGGATttaa